The stretch of DNA CGGACGTTTAAATATCCGTAATCATCCGCGCTACCGCCCCCGAGTATCCGGAAGAGGTCGTCGAAAACCTCCTCGATGTGGTAGGTCTCGATCTGGCGACCGCCGAGACCGTACATCCGGCTGATGACCTCGGGACGGGAATCCATCTCGTACATGGCGCTGCGCAGCTCGTTGTAGATCGCTCCGCCCATGGCGCCGAAGCTCACCGCGCGGTCCATCATCGCCACGCACTTCACGTGGGCCAGGGCCTTGGCGAGCTCCTCGCCGGGGAAGGGACGGAAGACCCGCAGGTTGATCGCCCCGGCCTTCTTACCCTGCTCGCGGAGCCGGTCCACCACGATGTTGACCGTCCCGCCGGTGGAGTTGAGGACCACGATGGCCACCTCGGCGTCCTCGAGCTTGTAGGTGCGGAAGTAGCCGTCGTCCCGCGTGCCGAACCCCTTGGCGAACTCCCTGGACACGTCGAGGATGACTTTGCGGGCGGCCTCCATGGCGTCTATCTGGCCCCGCTTGTGCTCGAAGTAGTAGTCGTGCAGATCCAGGGGGCCCATGGTTAACGGCAGGGCGGGGTCGAGCAGGGGGTACTGCGGGTGGTACTCGCCGATGAACTTCTTGACCTTCTCGCCGTCGTGGATGAGCACATTCTCCATGCCGTGGCTGGTGATGAATCCGTCGAAGTTGACCATCACCGGCAACAGCACGTCGGGGTGCTCGGCGATACGGATCGCCTGAATCGTGTTCTCGTAAGCTTCCTGGGCGTTCACGCAGAAAAGCTGGATCCAGCCTGAATCCCGGCACAGCATGGCGTCGGAGTGGTCGCAGTGGATGTTGATCGGCCCGGAGAGGGCGCGGTTGACGACGGGCATCACGATGGGCAGCCGCAGGGAGGCGGCGATGTAGACGATTTCGACCATGAGCGCCAGGCCGTTGGCGCTGGTGGCGGTCATGGTCCGGGCTCCGGCCGCCTCGCTGCCCACGCACGCGCTCATCGCCGAGTGCTCGCTCTCCACCAGAATGAGCTCGGTGGACACGTCGCCGTCGGCGTGGAAGTCGGCGAACTTCTGCATTAAACTCGTCTGGGGCGTGATCGGGTAGGCAGCCACGACGTCGGGGTCTATCTGCATCATCGCGTAGGCGGCCGCCTGGTTCCCCGTCAAGGCAAGCGTTTTCTCAGGCACGGCAAAAACCTCCTCGGGGCTCATAAACCCCGCTACTTGCTGGTCTCATTGACCATGGTGATGGCCTTGACCTTGGGGGGGCACACCTCGGCGCAGATGCCGCAGCCCTTGCAGTGCACCAGGTCGTGTCCGGTCATCTTCTCGGTCTCGGGATCAAAGGTGATTGCCGCATCGGGGCAGAAGATGAAGCAACGGAAGCAGTGGGTGCACTTCTCTGAGTCCCAGACCGGTCGGTCGGCGCGCCAGGACCCGGTGTTGTAATCCACGGCGTTCCCTGCGCGCAGGTAGGGGTGCAAGTCCGAGGCCACGATGTAGCCGGCCCTGGGGAGTTCCTTGTAACTCTCGTTCCCGTACTTGGGCTTGGCCAGTTGGCCGCGGCCGCCCGGACCCTTCGCCTGGTCGGGCTTGGAGAGCGAGACCGCCGCTTCCCGGATGGCCTTCAGGTTCCCCTCGAGCACGTCCTTGGAGAACACGTCCGTGTAGTTGGCCTTGAAGCTTTGGCAGATGTCGTCGGTGGAGAGCATGTCCACGAGGCCGGTCAGCGCACCTATCATGGGCGTGTTCGGCATCCGGCGACCCAGGTACTTCCGGCTGATGCCGGTCGCGTCCACGGTGAAGATGCGGAACCGGTGACCCTCGACGATATTCTCACGGACCTCGGCCGGCGCGAGCTCGGTGTTGACCAAGAGAATCCCGTCGTCCTTCAACCCCTCGCCCACGTCCACCACGTTCAAGAGCGTCTCGTCCAAAACGATGACGATGTCGGGATCGGTGACGGAGGAGTAGATGGTTATCGGTGAGTCCGAGATTCGGTTGAAGGCCTTGATCGGGGCGCCCATGCGCTCGGAGCCGTATTCGGGGAAGGACTGGACGTGCTTGCCCGTCTCCAGGGCCGCGTCGGCGAGCACCTTGGAGGCCGTCACCGCGCCCTGTCCACCCCGAGCGTGCCAGCGCAGCTCAAGCATCTTGGGCATCAATTACCTCCTGAGGGCAAAAAAAGGGATGCGCGTTTTTACGCGGTTGGGGAACGAAAAAGCCAGCCGGATGCTAACAAATCGCCGGCTGGAATACAAGGCGTCGCGGACCGTGGAATGCAGTTATTTCAAGATTTTTCCTCCCCGTCCGGCGCCGCCCCCGGCAGTTCCGGCGGCGCCTCCCCTGATAACACACCTGTAGTCAGAACGGACATGCGGACATCCAGGCTGTTGACCTCCTGCATAGCGCTGTCGTACTGGGAACGGGCGTTATTGATATGTTTTCCTAACAGGCGGAGCGGCTCCAACACCTTCTGCAACAAGGTTCGCAGACCTGAAAGGCCCTTGACGATTTCATCAACATGATCGGCTACCCGCAGGCTGTTCAGGCCCAGATAAATCGTCCTCAGGTAGGCGAAGAACAGGCTGGGGCTCACCAAGGCCATCTTGTGGCTGTTGGCGTAGCGGATTAGGTCGTCGGTGGGGTCCTCCGGGTAGCGATGGGTGGCCGCTTCCTGATAAATCCCCTCAGCCGGCAGAAATACGAGACCGAAGTCTATCGTCCGTGCATCCGGTCGGACATACTTCGAGGCCTCGTCTATCCGCTCTTTGACCGCTTTGACAAATTTCCCCCTTGCTTTCCGCTTTGTGTCGGTATCGGTGTTATCAGCCCCACGAAGCTGGTCGAATGCTGACATCGGAAACTTGGAATCCACGGGCACCAAACGGTCACCCAGGATGATTACCGCATCCACCTTGCCCAGCCCCGGTCCAAGCTCGTACTGCAACCGGTAGTATTCCGCCGGAAGAATTTCAGTAAGCACTAACTCCAGCTCCTGCTCCCCCAATCCACCCCTTTGTTTGGGCGCCTGGAGCAGTTCACTCAAGCGGCCGATTACCTGGGACTGCCGGTTGAGCTCATCTGCGCTTTTGGTGACATGCGTAAGCTGGTTCTGCACCTCACCGAAGAAGGTTGCCAGCTTGGTGCCCTGTTCTCCCAGGTTGCTCGTAAGGGATTGTTTGTTTTCCGCCAGTTCCCTTAACACCTTTACGTAATGGTCCGTCTGTTGTTGTCTCAGTCCCGAGAGCTCATCAGCCTGGCGCTGGGTGAGCGTGCGGAGCTCTATCAGTTCCTTCTGCGTGTCTCCTCCACGGCCGCGGCGGAAGAGGATTACAAACAGCAGTACAACCGCCAGACCGGCCAATCCCGCAATGATGTACTCCATACCGCCTCCTCTGGATTCATTCCAAGCTTACCACAGCCCTGTTACAAATCGGGTCCGCAATTTGGCAAGGCGCGGGGATTGCTGCTAAAATATTGACAGTCGAATTAAAACCGCCACCCCGGAGCGCGCGTCATGCCCCCTTCGTCCGGTTCCCCCAAGAGCGACAATCCGCTCTCCGAGGTCGGTTTAAACGCGGACTCGAGCATCACGGGCCTCTACTCCCCGAGCCGCCTCTCCGATCCGCAAACCTTGAAAAAACGGGAAACGTTCTGCGCCGACGTACTGGGAACCCGCCCCCTGGGCGGTACGGCCCTGGAGGTCGGCTGCGGGCTGGGCTACCTTGCCGCCGCCCTGGCCGGGCGTTCTGGGCACGTGGTCGCCCTGGACCGCTCGCTGACCCACTGCATCGTCGCCGTCTCCATCCTCTACTCCCTGGACAAGGAGAACGTCACCGTTTTCCACGGGAGCCTGCCGGGGCTGGCCGGGCCGAAGGACAAGGTCATCGCGCCCCGTGAACGCTCCTTCGTCCTGGCCGTTTCCTACGACGGCCTCCGCCGGAAGAATCTTATAGACTTCTCCCTGGTGAGCCGGTACGTCGAGCCGATGGGGATGGCGCTCATAGCCTTCCCGTCGTGGTGGTTCGGGGGCGGGAAGAGCGCCGTTGAACGGGATCTCTACGCGCGGGGTTTCGACATGGGCTGGGAGAGCGGCGACCTGGAGCTGGGCGGCGGGCTGGAGGAGTTGGATCGGGGCGAGGCGCCGCCCGAGCGGATCAAGCTCCCATACGCGGCGGCCATGAGCGACCTCGCCGGCGTGTACGATTTCAAGGGCAACCGGCCTCACCCCGATTGGCGAGGACCGGAGACCTTCGAGGTCGGCATGTCCTGGCGGCTCTTTCATCTGACCGCGGGGCGGGACGCGTAACGGTCGGACGACGGACCATAAACGACGGGAGGCCGCAGACCTCCCGTTTTTTTTGAAAAAAAAAGAAATGCCGATTACGGCTTGACGACCTTCCCGGAACGCAGGCAGCGCGTGCAGACGCGAATCCGCTTCACCTTCCCGTCCACCACGGCGCGGACCCGCTGGATGTTGGGCTTGAAGACGCGCTTGGTGTGCCGCAGAGAGTGGCTGACGTTTGACCCCGACCCGCTTTCCTTGCCGCAGATGTCGCACCGTAGACTCATGGCCCCGTCCTTATTTCTCCGGATGAGCGGCGGTAGCCTAACACGCCCGCGAGCCGCCTGTCAAGCCCCGTGACGTTCCTCTCACCGGTCCCGGACGCCGCGTTCGGGGTGGCGGGGGGCCCGGCGCTGCGTTATAATCACCCGCGCCACCCGAGGGAAATCAATGAGCTACCAGGTCATCGCGCGCAAGTGGCGGCCCCAGGTTTTCGGCGAGGTCATCGGCCAACAGCACATCTGCCGGATGCTCCAGAACGCCGTGAGCCAGGGCCGCGTCGGACACGCCTACCTCTTCGCCGGGCCGCGGGGGGTGGGTAAAACCACCACGGCCCGCCTCCTGGCGAAAGCGCTGAACTGCGTGACCGGCCCCACGGCGGAGCCATGCAATTCTTGCGACCAGTGCCGCTCCATCGCGTCCGGCGCCAACGTGGACGTCATCGAGATAGACGCCGCCTCGAACCGCGGCATAGACGAGATCCGGGCGCTGCGGGAGAACGTGAAGTTCGCCCCGGCGGGCGGCCGCTACAAAATCTACATCATAGACGAAGTCCACATGCTCACCCGGGAGGCCTTCAACGCCCTGTTGAAGACGCTGGAGGAGCCCCCCGAACACGCCGTTTTCGTCCTGGCCACCACCGACCCGGACAAGCTGCCCCCCACGATAATCAGCCGCTGTCAGCGGCTCACCTTCCGCCGCATCCCCACGGGCGAAATCGCCGCGCTCCTGGAGCGCATCGCCCTCGAGGAAGGCTACGAGCTGGACCACGAGGCGGCGCTTCTGGCGGCCCGTTCCGCGAGCGGAGCCATTCGCGACGCCGAGAGTACCCTGGAGCAGCTCTTCGCGTACGGGGAGAAGCGGATTACACTCGAGGATGCGCGGGCCGTCCTGGGCAAGGTCGGCGTGGACACCCTGATAGAGCTGACGGGGGCCGTGCTGGACGGTGACGCCGCGGCCGTCGTCCGCCGTGTTACCGAGACGGTGGATTCGGGGATAGACCCGCGGGTCCTCGCCGAGGAGCTCCTGGACCTGTGGCGCGACCGTTTCATCCACTCCCTGGGCGGCGAGGCCGAGGGGCTGGTCGAAGGGCCGACCGAGCGGACCCCCACCACATCGGAGCGCGCCGTCCCGCCGGAGACCTGGCTCTCGCTCCTGGCCCCCCTGCGCCGGACCCTGGTGGAGCTGAAGCTCTCCCGCCAGCCGCGCCTGATCCTCGAACTGGCCTTGGTGGAGCTTTCCCGGCTGCCCAGGCTGATTTCCCTGACCGAGCTGGCCGAGAGGCTGCGGGGCGTGGAGGGGGAAAACCCACCCGCCGCGCAAAAAAAAACTCACCCCCCGACCGGGGAGGGATTGAACGGGACGCTTAGGGAGCGGGAAAACGGAACCTGGGAGGCGTTCCTCCCCCACCTACGGAAGGCGAACACGAGCGTCGGAGCCTTCGCCGCGGAGGCCCGGGAGGTCCGCCTGGAGGACGACCGGCTCGTCCTGGTCTTCCCGCCCGAGTTCAGCTTCCACCACCAGCAGCTGCGCAAGATGGAGAACGTGCGGGTCGTCGAGCAGGCCGCGACGGAGTTCTACTCGAGGCCGCTGACCTTCGAAGCCCTCCTGGAGAGCCCGCCCGAGGGCCGTGAGGGTGCGACCGAGGAAACCGCCAAGGAGTTCCCGGCGGTCGGCGCGGACCTGGACGGCCTTTCATCCAAGGACCGGCAGGCGATCCAGAAGACGATCGAGGTTTTCGACGCCCGGGTGGTCAGGGTGGACGGGGAGCGCCGGGGCGAGACGTAGCGGAAGCGCGGGAGGTGACGGGGATGACGGCCGGCGGCTTGGAGAATATAATGGCCCAGGCTCAGCGGCTTCAGGCGAAGATAGCCGAGGTCCAGGCCAGGCTGAGGGAGACCTTCGTCGAGGGCCAGGCCGGCGGTGGGCTGGTGAAGGTCAAGATGAACGGGCGCCACGACGTCACCCGCGTGGTTATAGAGCCGGGGGCCGCGGCCTCCGGGGACGTGGAGCTCCTCGAGGACCTCATCGTGGCCGCCGTCGCCGACGCCCGGGTCAAGGCCGACGAGATGGTGCAGGAGGAGATGGCCCGGGCCGCGCAGGAGGTGGGGATACCCCCGGCCATCGCGGAGCAGATGATGGGCGGCGGTTTTTAAAAACACGGCCGGCCGCCCGTCCGCATTGGATTTATCGCCCAAACTGGGCTATACTACCAGCGGAACACACCGGAGCGGCCCATGAGCCCCGAGCAAGAAATCCCCGTTGACGTGGCCGGCATCGCCTTCGACCCCAAGAAGAAGTCGCCGGTGGTCATCCTGCGTGACTCCGTCGCCGAGCGGGTCCTGCCCATCTGGGTAGGCTCCTTCGAGGCCAACGCCATCATCGCCGAGAAGGAACACGTGAAGTCGCCGCGGCCCATGACCCACGACCTGTTGAAGCGTGTGGTGCTCACCCTTGGCGCAGCCGTGGACCGAGTGGTCATCACCGAGATTCGGGACAACACCTTCTATGCCGAGCTGCACCTGGTTTACGGCGAGGACGAGATTTTAGTTGACTGCCGGCCCTCCGACGGCATCGCCCTGGCGCTGCGCTTCAACGCGCCGATATTCGTGGCCGAGTCGGTGCTCGCCTTCGAGGAGTCCAAGCAGCAGTCGGCCGTATTGAACACGGAGGACCTCTCCCGCTTCCTGGACGGCCTGACCCCCGACGACTTCGAGAAGCGCTGAGGGCCTGGGCTAGGGGTAAAACAAAAGAACCGCAAGGTTCTTTTTTATCAGTTGGTGAATGACACGGCGAGCGGGTGTGGACACCCGCCCCAACGGCGGACAATCGCGAATCCAACCCGTAGGGGCGACCGGTAGGACGAGTCCTCCACGGTCGCCCGTCCCTGTGGTTGCCAAACGTAGGGGCCGACCGACCGGTCGGCCCGAAAAACGGGCGGGGTACGGAGCCCCCGCCCTACGTCCAATGTGAAATTGTGCAGGGCGGCCCCTCTGCGGGCCGCCGTGTGATAAAAAACGGCGGGGACTAAAGTCCCCGCCCTACATTTAGAACCACGCAATTGCCCGTAGGGGCGACCCTCCACGGTCGTCCACCCCTACCGCTTCAGCATCCCGATGATTTCCGGGATGACCTCGTGGAGGTCGCCCACGATGCCGAAGTCGGCGTAGTTGAAAATCGGCGCCCGCGGGTCCCGGTTGATGGCCACGACGTACTCGCTGGTTTTCATCCCGGCCAGGTGCTGGACCGATCCGGATATGCCGCAGGCGACGTAGAGCTTGGGCCGGACGGTGCGGCCGGTCTGGCCCACCTGGTGGGGATAGGGAATCCAGCCGGCGTCCACGGCGGCGCGGCTGGCCCCCACGGCGGCGCCCAGCGCCTCGGCCAGATCGTAGATGAGCCGAAAATTTTCCGGCTTGCCCACCCCGCGACCCCCGGAAACGATGATCCGCGCGTCGGCGATGTTGACCTCGGGCTCGGAGGCGATGAAGCGCTTGAGAATCGCCCTGAGCTCGGACTTGGACAGGGCCACGGCGTCCCGGACGAGCTGGCCCTCGTGACCCGGCACGGGGACGGGCGCGAAAACCTTCGGGCGGACGGTGGCCATCTGGGGGCGGTGGTTCGGGGTGATGATGGTGGCCATGATGTTGCCGCCGAAGGCCGGCCGGGTTTGGAGGAGCCGCCGGTTCTCGCGGTCTATGGAAAGCCCGGTGCAGTCGGCGGTCAGGCCGGTGTGCAGGCGGGTGGCCAGCGCCCCGGCCCAGTCGCGGCCGTTGGCCGTGGCGCCGAAGAGGATGACCTCGGGGCGGTGTCGCTCCACCACCTGGGCCGCCGCCTCGACGAATGTGTCGTTCGAGTAGCGCCCCAGGAGCGGATGCTCCGCGAGGTGTACCACGTCGGCACCGTGG from bacterium encodes:
- the porA gene encoding pyruvate ferredoxin oxidoreductase translates to MSPEEVFAVPEKTLALTGNQAAAYAMMQIDPDVVAAYPITPQTSLMQKFADFHADGDVSTELILVESEHSAMSACVGSEAAGARTMTATSANGLALMVEIVYIAASLRLPIVMPVVNRALSGPINIHCDHSDAMLCRDSGWIQLFCVNAQEAYENTIQAIRIAEHPDVLLPVMVNFDGFITSHGMENVLIHDGEKVKKFIGEYHPQYPLLDPALPLTMGPLDLHDYYFEHKRGQIDAMEAARKVILDVSREFAKGFGTRDDGYFRTYKLEDAEVAIVVLNSTGGTVNIVVDRLREQGKKAGAINLRVFRPFPGEELAKALAHVKCVAMMDRAVSFGAMGGAIYNELRSAMYEMDSRPEVISRMYGLGGRQIETYHIEEVFDDLFRILGGGSADDYGYLNVRQHEPAAVKA
- a CDS encoding 2-oxoacid:acceptor oxidoreductase family protein produces the protein MPKMLELRWHARGGQGAVTASKVLADAALETGKHVQSFPEYGSERMGAPIKAFNRISDSPITIYSSVTDPDIVIVLDETLLNVVDVGEGLKDDGILLVNTELAPAEVRENIVEGHRFRIFTVDATGISRKYLGRRMPNTPMIGALTGLVDMLSTDDICQSFKANYTDVFSKDVLEGNLKAIREAAVSLSKPDQAKGPGGRGQLAKPKYGNESYKELPRAGYIVASDLHPYLRAGNAVDYNTGSWRADRPVWDSEKCTHCFRCFIFCPDAAITFDPETEKMTGHDLVHCKGCGICAEVCPPKVKAITMVNETSK
- a CDS encoding DNA recombination protein RmuC codes for the protein MEYIIAGLAGLAVVLLFVILFRRGRGGDTQKELIELRTLTQRQADELSGLRQQQTDHYVKVLRELAENKQSLTSNLGEQGTKLATFFGEVQNQLTHVTKSADELNRQSQVIGRLSELLQAPKQRGGLGEQELELVLTEILPAEYYRLQYELGPGLGKVDAVIILGDRLVPVDSKFPMSAFDQLRGADNTDTDTKRKARGKFVKAVKERIDEASKYVRPDARTIDFGLVFLPAEGIYQEAATHRYPEDPTDDLIRYANSHKMALVSPSLFFAYLRTIYLGLNSLRVADHVDEIVKGLSGLRTLLQKVLEPLRLLGKHINNARSQYDSAMQEVNSLDVRMSVLTTGVLSGEAPPELPGAAPDGEEKS
- the rpmB gene encoding 50S ribosomal protein L28, with translation MSLRCDICGKESGSGSNVSHSLRHTKRVFKPNIQRVRAVVDGKVKRIRVCTRCLRSGKVVKP
- the dnaX gene encoding DNA polymerase III subunit gamma/tau; the protein is MSYQVIARKWRPQVFGEVIGQQHICRMLQNAVSQGRVGHAYLFAGPRGVGKTTTARLLAKALNCVTGPTAEPCNSCDQCRSIASGANVDVIEIDAASNRGIDEIRALRENVKFAPAGGRYKIYIIDEVHMLTREAFNALLKTLEEPPEHAVFVLATTDPDKLPPTIISRCQRLTFRRIPTGEIAALLERIALEEGYELDHEAALLAARSASGAIRDAESTLEQLFAYGEKRITLEDARAVLGKVGVDTLIELTGAVLDGDAAAVVRRVTETVDSGIDPRVLAEELLDLWRDRFIHSLGGEAEGLVEGPTERTPTTSERAVPPETWLSLLAPLRRTLVELKLSRQPRLILELALVELSRLPRLISLTELAERLRGVEGENPPAAQKKTHPPTGEGLNGTLRERENGTWEAFLPHLRKANTSVGAFAAEAREVRLEDDRLVLVFPPEFSFHHQQLRKMENVRVVEQAATEFYSRPLTFEALLESPPEGREGATEETAKEFPAVGADLDGLSSKDRQAIQKTIEVFDARVVRVDGERRGET
- a CDS encoding YbaB/EbfC family nucleoid-associated protein, encoding MTAGGLENIMAQAQRLQAKIAEVQARLRETFVEGQAGGGLVKVKMNGRHDVTRVVIEPGAAASGDVELLEDLIVAAVADARVKADEMVQEEMARAAQEVGIPPAIAEQMMGGGF
- a CDS encoding bifunctional nuclease family protein is translated as MSPEQEIPVDVAGIAFDPKKKSPVVILRDSVAERVLPIWVGSFEANAIIAEKEHVKSPRPMTHDLLKRVVLTLGAAVDRVVITEIRDNTFYAELHLVYGEDEILVDCRPSDGIALALRFNAPIFVAESVLAFEESKQQSAVLNTEDLSRFLDGLTPDDFEKR
- a CDS encoding electron transfer flavoprotein subunit alpha; the encoded protein is MPYLRISERLCIGCAACVKVCPFGALEMVEELVRVNERCNDCGACVESCPVEAIILDRPDAAAGVDLEDYRGVWVAVELQSKKVAPVSLELLGKGRELADDLDVPLSALLLGDDVEHLVKKLIAHGADVVHLAEHPLLGRYSNDTFVEAAAQVVERHRPEVILFGATANGRDWAGALATRLHTGLTADCTGLSIDRENRRLLQTRPAFGGNIMATIITPNHRPQMATVRPKVFAPVPVPGHEGQLVRDAVALSKSELRAILKRFIASEPEVNIADARIIVSGGRGVGKPENFRLIYDLAEALGAAVGASRAAVDAGWIPYPHQVGQTGRTVRPKLYVACGISGSVQHLAGMKTSEYVVAINRDPRAPIFNYADFGIVGDLHEVIPEIIGMLKR